The Pleurodeles waltl isolate 20211129_DDA chromosome 6, aPleWal1.hap1.20221129, whole genome shotgun sequence genome has a segment encoding these proteins:
- the LOC138301521 gene encoding proto-oncogene Mas-like, with protein sequence MSLSPPPVTGENWTTLRNKTYLEMYAPKMVFSSICMVVCLFGLVGNGIVAFFLAFRIKKNNFTIYILNLTVADFMFLLCTLFLTFHITFVNVHQKALARHLDLNDVVKVVMSFVVACLFGYNTSLYLLTVISVERCLSVLYPIWYQCRRPKHQTAIVCCVTWMLSCLVTALECISCDKPMFVFEIQEYSARYSKLCRAASVFTGLLSFLIFTPLMILSSVTLLIKVKRDSRKQQPSKLYVVIVATVVLFLMFGMPIRVMLQVEYKYETFLPLIVVEVSSLLSSINSSVNPFVYWFVGRWVGGKGSFLMIFLRIFREDGHKENHQGVVTNRNKAETML encoded by the coding sequence ATGTCCCTGTCACCTCCTCCAGTAACAGGGGAGAACTGGACAACTTTGAGAAACAAAACCTACCTGGAAATGTACGCACCCAAAATGGTCTTTAGCTCCATATGTATGGTGGTCTGCCTCTTTGGGTTGGTGGGCAATGGAATTGTTGCATTCTTTTTGGCATTTCGGATAAAGAAGAACAATTTTACCATCTACATTCTCAATCTGACCGTGGCTGACTTTATGTTCCTGCTGTGTACTTTATTCCTTACATTTCATATAACATTTGTTAATGTACACCAGAAGGCATTAGCTCGGCACCTGGATTTGAACGATGTTGTCAAGGTTGTAATGTCCTTCGTGGTGGCATGCCTGTTTGGATACAACACCAGTCTTTATCTCTTGACAGTCATTAGTGTTGAGAGGTGCCTTTCAGTACTTTACCCGATTTGGTACCAATGTCGTCGTCCAAAGCATCAGACTGCCATAGTATGCTGTGTCACATGGATGCTTTCTTGTCTGGTGACTGCATTGGAATGTATTTCCTGTGACAAACCAATGTTTGTATTTGAGATACAAGAGTACTCAGCCAGGTATAGCAAATTGTGTCGCGCTGCCTCAGTCTTCACTGGCCTTCTCAGCTTTTTGATCTTCACCCCACTTATGATCCTGTCCAGTGTAACTTTGCTCATTAAAGTCAAGAGAGATTCCCGCAAACAACAGCCATCAAAACTCTACGTGGTCATTGTGGCAACTGTTGTATTGTTCCTTATGTTCGGTATGCCGATCAGGGTGATGCTCCAGGTGGAATATAAATATGAGACCTTTCTACCATTGATTGTGGTTGAGGTGTCCTCCTTGCTCTCCTCCATCAACAGCAGCGTCAACCCCTTTGTTTATTGGTTTGTGGGACGTTGGGTTGGTGGAAAGGGCTCTTTCCTGATGATATTCCTTAGGATCTTCAGGGAAGATGGGCACAAAGAGAATCATCAAGGAGTGgttacaaacaggaacaaggcagagaCTATGCTCTGA